The Candidatus Dechloromonas phosphoritropha genome includes a region encoding these proteins:
- the ruvB gene encoding Holliday junction branch migration DNA helicase RuvB: MIETDKLVAPQGGVLRGAERLIAPQAKSAQEEALERALRPRRLADYTGQVKIREQLEIFIQAARQRSESLDHVLLFGPPGLGKTTLAHIVAAEMGVNLRSTSGPVLERAGDLAAILTNLEPHDVLFIDEIHRLSPVVEEILYPALEDFQIDIMIGEGPAARSVKLDLPPFTLVGATTRAGMLTNPLRDRFGIVARLEFYTAEELKSIVSRSASLLNAPLDAEGALEIARRSRGTPRIANRLLRRVRDYAEVKADGNITRGVADAALVMLDVDRAGLDIMDRKLLSAVIDKFGGGPVGVDNLAAAIGEARDTIEDVLEPYLIQQGYLQRTLRGRIATPAIYRHLGLAGPNSTVVRDLLAD, translated from the coding sequence ATGATCGAAACCGATAAATTGGTCGCCCCTCAAGGGGGCGTCCTGCGGGGCGCCGAACGCCTGATCGCGCCACAGGCGAAATCGGCGCAGGAAGAGGCGCTCGAACGTGCGCTGCGCCCCCGGCGCCTCGCCGACTACACCGGCCAGGTCAAGATCCGCGAACAACTCGAAATCTTCATCCAGGCCGCCCGTCAGCGCAGCGAATCGCTCGACCATGTATTGCTGTTCGGCCCACCGGGGCTGGGCAAGACGACGCTGGCCCACATCGTCGCCGCCGAAATGGGCGTCAATCTGCGCTCGACATCCGGCCCGGTGCTCGAACGCGCCGGCGACCTCGCCGCCATCCTGACCAACCTTGAACCGCACGACGTGCTGTTCATCGACGAAATCCACCGTCTGAGCCCGGTGGTCGAGGAAATCCTCTACCCGGCGCTCGAGGATTTCCAGATCGACATCATGATCGGCGAAGGTCCGGCGGCGCGTTCGGTCAAGCTCGACCTGCCGCCGTTCACGCTGGTCGGTGCGACGACGCGCGCCGGTATGCTGACCAACCCGTTGCGTGACCGCTTCGGCATCGTCGCCCGCCTCGAGTTCTACACGGCTGAGGAGCTGAAGAGCATCGTCAGTCGCTCGGCGTCATTGCTCAACGCACCGCTCGACGCCGAAGGCGCGCTGGAAATCGCCCGCCGTTCACGCGGCACACCGCGCATTGCCAACCGCTTGCTGCGCCGGGTACGCGACTATGCCGAAGTCAAGGCCGACGGCAACATCACGCGCGGCGTCGCCGATGCCGCGCTGGTCATGCTCGACGTCGACCGGGCCGGCCTCGACATCATGGACCGCAAGCTGCTGTCGGCAGTGATCGACAAGTTCGGCGGTGGCCCGGTCGGCGTCGACAACCTGGCCGCGGCAATCGGCGAGGCCCGCGATACCATCGAGGACGTCCTCGAACCCTACCTGATCCAGCAGGGCTACCTGCAGCGCACGCTGCGCGGTCGCATCGCGACACCGGCCATTTATCGGCATTTGGGGCTGGCGGGTCCGAACAGTACCGTTGTGCGCGATCTGCTGGCCGACTAG
- a CDS encoding DUF4114 domain-containing protein encodes MKALKTILAGTALLASASVFATPVTLNGESPDLQTVINNLYTAAGTSTTLAPDVNTNQAAESGMFQIEASGGSIATMIIQVAGNAPYNSFGIYDPYNTATTLQLFGGGATGGLQSLLSVTDTFLFTQFGGSSAQFTSSTFGYYILGPGGLFFSQAGLNGGDDHLVAFQGDGDTIKLPTRAAGIWGASSYILGWEDVAFNAGSDKDYQDMVIYVESVTPTNSVPEPGSLALLGLGLTSLAFARRRKSK; translated from the coding sequence ATGAAAGCCCTAAAGACAATACTTGCCGGAACTGCATTGCTGGCCTCGGCGAGCGTTTTTGCGACGCCTGTCACTCTTAACGGTGAAAGCCCGGATCTGCAAACAGTCATTAACAACCTCTATACCGCAGCGGGAACATCTACCACGCTTGCGCCTGACGTTAACACCAATCAGGCGGCTGAGTCTGGTATGTTCCAGATAGAAGCATCCGGTGGCTCAATTGCTACGATGATTATTCAGGTGGCAGGCAACGCACCCTATAATAGCTTTGGTATCTACGATCCGTACAACACTGCGACTACGTTGCAGTTGTTTGGTGGCGGTGCAACTGGCGGATTGCAAAGCCTTTTGAGTGTTACCGATACTTTTCTGTTCACTCAGTTCGGCGGTTCCTCTGCTCAGTTCACGTCAAGCACCTTTGGTTACTACATCCTCGGACCCGGGGGGCTGTTCTTCTCGCAAGCTGGCTTGAACGGTGGTGATGATCATTTGGTCGCTTTTCAGGGTGATGGCGACACGATCAAGTTGCCGACTCGCGCGGCTGGCATCTGGGGTGCTTCAAGCTACATCCTGGGATGGGAGGATGTTGCCTTCAATGCTGGTTCAGACAAGGATTATCAAGATATGGTGATCTATGTTGAGTCCGTAACCCCAACGAATTCGGTTCCGGAACCGGGTTCGTTGGCCTTGCTTGGCCTCGGACTTACGAGCCTTGCGTTTGCGCGTCGTCGCAAGAGTAAATAA
- a CDS encoding ISAs1 family transposase — translation MSATKGLVLMECLNEIDDPRKASNGTRHDFREMLVMAIAGVLSDCDSVEDVAAWAQSREQWLRRFLVLKNGVPSEDTFLRLFRLLDPGQFEASFRRWVTQAVPTLAGTIAVDGKTVRGSGNGGEDAIHLVSAFATQLGIALGQEKVCGKSNEITAIPELLEALAIDGFLVSIDAMGCQRAIARKIIDKKADYLLAVKGNQPKLFNAIQGAFIDRRETAGRNEHVEKSHGRVVAQIASILPAEGVVVLADWPECAVIGRIDSVRQVTGKAATLEQRYYIASRALTPEQLAQAARSKGD, via the coding sequence ATGAGCGCGACGAAAGGTCTGGTTTTGATGGAATGCTTGAACGAAATCGATGATCCCCGGAAGGCCAGCAATGGGACGCGGCATGACTTTCGGGAGATGCTCGTGATGGCGATCGCCGGTGTTCTCTCGGATTGCGACAGTGTGGAAGACGTTGCTGCCTGGGCGCAATCGCGTGAGCAGTGGTTGCGTCGGTTTCTGGTGCTGAAAAATGGCGTGCCGTCCGAAGACACCTTTCTGCGACTCTTTCGCCTGCTTGATCCTGGGCAATTCGAAGCCAGCTTCCGGCGCTGGGTGACTCAGGCCGTACCGACGTTGGCAGGAACGATTGCGGTCGACGGCAAAACGGTGCGTGGATCGGGCAATGGTGGCGAAGACGCCATTCACCTGGTTAGCGCCTTCGCCACCCAACTGGGCATTGCCCTGGGTCAGGAGAAGGTCTGCGGCAAGAGCAACGAAATCACCGCCATTCCCGAATTGCTTGAAGCGCTTGCGATCGACGGCTTTCTGGTCAGTATCGATGCCATGGGCTGCCAGCGCGCCATTGCCCGAAAGATCATTGACAAAAAAGCGGATTACCTGCTCGCCGTCAAAGGCAATCAACCCAAGCTGTTCAACGCGATCCAGGGCGCTTTCATTGATCGTCGAGAGACAGCGGGGCGAAACGAACACGTCGAGAAATCGCATGGCCGCGTGGTGGCGCAAATCGCGTCGATCCTGCCAGCGGAAGGCGTCGTGGTGTTGGCTGACTGGCCGGAGTGCGCCGTCATTGGCCGCATTGACTCGGTACGTCAGGTCACCGGCAAGGCGGCGACGCTGGAGCAACGGTATTACATTGCCTCGCGGGCTTTGACGCCTGAGCAACTGGCCCAAGCGGCCCGTAGTAAAGGGGACTGA
- a CDS encoding phage virion morphogenesis protein gives MSLVVTVDSSPLREVLDRLYTVTNDLSPVMKDVGDEMETRIRGRFETQSDPLGAAWIPWMPSTVKTYPKDGNKRMLDRHGHMLRSLSHAFDDHSATVGFGQPYAAYHEFGIKKMVRRGLLFADPDAGTLAPDDEAALLDIVTRFLDQAID, from the coding sequence ATGAGCCTCGTCGTCACTGTCGATTCCTCCCCGCTACGCGAGGTACTGGATCGGCTCTATACGGTCACCAACGATCTTTCGCCGGTGATGAAGGACGTCGGCGACGAAATGGAAACCCGAATCAGGGGCCGCTTCGAGACGCAGAGCGACCCGCTTGGCGCGGCCTGGATTCCGTGGATGCCTTCGACAGTCAAAACCTACCCGAAGGATGGAAACAAGCGCATGCTCGATCGCCATGGCCATATGCTACGCAGCCTCAGCCATGCGTTCGACGACCACAGCGCCACGGTCGGCTTCGGCCAGCCCTACGCTGCCTATCACGAGTTCGGAATCAAGAAAATGGTACGACGCGGTCTGCTCTTCGCCGACCCCGATGCCGGCACGCTGGCACCAGATGATGAGGCCGCACTACTCGACATAGTGACCAGGTTCCTGGACCAAGCCATTGACTAA
- a CDS encoding minor capsid protein: MARSAAQEFAYLFRLPPQQAIDYLQGRDQLTRTYSWQDLWHDEHTQQFTVSRLARMDILKAMQDSITASVGGDLTRRDWIRDTKALLKKEGWWGEKTLIDEFTGEAVTTKFDSARLKLIFDTNTRQAYAAGLWQRIADNKAARPYIRYITRRDGRVRAQHQRWDNLVLPVDDPFWKTRFPPNGYRCRCHATGVSQAEYDKGYSEYRANYEFNADGTVKRIPDVEQIPFNKVAPPDDLQTFVNQRTGDISEVPAGVMPGFDFNPGMARAYRLRQVAAEKVAALPAPLAQAALADGVYGGNLPEALARVETEIVGEPLEHLVLLDSKGTELARAVGTEDMVELPGDMLAQLTDGVLIHNHPGSPQSFTVEDIKLAVWHGLAATHVVDSEFRYSAIFPEGIPSGPAYWVEVLEPMVSRIEADVTRRVNDAIAAGLIGKDESAPIIDHMIWEEVNAEVNIGYRRIRRKNDAV; encoded by the coding sequence ATGGCTAGGAGCGCCGCCCAGGAGTTCGCTTACCTGTTCAGGCTGCCGCCTCAGCAGGCGATTGACTATCTGCAGGGGCGCGATCAACTGACGCGGACTTATTCCTGGCAGGACCTGTGGCACGATGAACACACGCAGCAGTTCACCGTCAGCCGGCTGGCGCGGATGGACATCCTGAAGGCAATGCAGGACAGCATCACGGCGTCGGTGGGCGGCGATCTGACGCGCCGCGACTGGATACGCGACACCAAGGCTCTGCTGAAAAAAGAGGGCTGGTGGGGCGAGAAAACGCTGATTGATGAGTTTACTGGCGAGGCGGTGACGACCAAGTTCGATTCGGCGCGCCTCAAGCTGATTTTTGATACCAATACGCGCCAGGCCTACGCCGCCGGCTTATGGCAGCGCATCGCTGACAACAAGGCGGCGCGGCCTTACATCCGTTACATCACCCGGCGCGACGGTCGGGTGCGGGCGCAGCATCAGCGCTGGGATAACCTGGTGCTACCGGTTGACGATCCGTTCTGGAAAACCCGCTTTCCGCCGAACGGCTACCGCTGCCGCTGCCATGCGACGGGCGTCTCGCAGGCCGAGTACGACAAGGGTTATTCGGAATACCGGGCAAATTACGAGTTTAACGCGGACGGCACGGTCAAGCGCATCCCGGATGTCGAGCAAATTCCGTTCAATAAAGTGGCGCCGCCGGACGACTTGCAGACTTTTGTCAATCAGCGCACCGGGGATATCAGCGAGGTTCCGGCCGGTGTCATGCCGGGGTTTGATTTCAATCCTGGGATGGCGCGCGCCTATCGCTTGCGCCAGGTGGCTGCGGAGAAGGTCGCTGCGCTGCCGGCGCCGCTGGCTCAGGCGGCTTTGGCGGATGGCGTTTATGGCGGAAATTTACCGGAAGCGCTCGCCAGAGTCGAGACCGAGATTGTCGGAGAACCGCTGGAACACCTGGTGCTGCTCGACAGCAAAGGCACGGAGTTGGCGCGGGCGGTCGGTACCGAGGATATGGTCGAACTCCCGGGCGACATGCTCGCGCAGCTGACGGACGGCGTCTTGATTCATAACCACCCAGGGTCTCCCCAGTCGTTCACGGTTGAGGACATCAAGCTGGCGGTTTGGCATGGGCTCGCAGCAACCCATGTGGTGGATAGTGAATTCCGTTATTCTGCCATTTTCCCGGAAGGGATTCCCAGTGGTCCGGCATACTGGGTGGAAGTGCTGGAGCCCATGGTTTCGCGTATCGAAGCGGATGTCACGCGGCGAGTTAACGACGCCATTGCCGCGGGCCTGATCGGAAAGGATGAAAGCGCGCCCATCATCGACCATATGATCTGGGAAGAAGTGAATGCCGAGGTTAATATCGGCTACCGTCGAATCCGCAGGAAAAACGATGCCGTATGA
- a CDS encoding DUF935 family protein, translated as MGVLRSNDPLLLEKGQNIEIYRDLKRDGKVAAMLDKRIGALVGREWTVEPITEGGKADAETLTAILKTIGFDQVCRDLMDALMMGYAVSEIVWTVRDGLVVPERVTKRRQRRFVYVQTDENSDAELRLLTRENMLTGVPIRERCLIVHRVNSEDDNPYGTGLGLQLYWPVFFKRKSIISWNKLNDRFGSPTPWGRYPKNAGPKEKGTLFDALRAISNDGVVMTPEGMQLELLESKLTGSVTTQQSLCEYMDDWIAEVMIGQEPRASGGGALAAASKERQSTRLDLVQADADLLSDTLNSTLIKWICEYNGFEPCLVSRDISEEEDRKVESEADKNVADMGWELSEEAVRAKYGDGWSRKAAVPMPVIPPVMAPPGSALPRVAVDGQKSPKTDKPASFAEAGPLGVTGDAIDQLIEAESAHWQPLLDPMVAPLQEAFDEAERNGETAAELIARLPALLAKMDGTALAEALAKMAFTARLAGLAGIAPDAGIDTHG; from the coding sequence ATGGGCGTCCTGCGCAGCAACGATCCTCTGTTGCTGGAGAAGGGCCAGAACATCGAGATTTATCGCGACCTGAAGCGCGATGGCAAGGTGGCGGCGATGCTCGACAAGCGGATCGGCGCGCTGGTCGGACGGGAGTGGACGGTCGAACCGATCACTGAGGGCGGCAAGGCGGACGCCGAGACGCTGACGGCGATCCTCAAGACGATCGGATTCGACCAGGTCTGTCGCGATCTGATGGATGCGCTGATGATGGGCTATGCGGTCAGCGAAATTGTGTGGACGGTGCGCGATGGCCTGGTAGTTCCTGAACGGGTTACCAAGCGGCGTCAACGGCGCTTTGTTTATGTGCAGACCGACGAGAACTCGGATGCCGAACTGCGCCTGCTGACACGGGAAAACATGCTGACCGGCGTACCTATCCGCGAGAGGTGCCTGATCGTGCACCGGGTAAACTCCGAGGATGACAATCCCTACGGAACAGGCCTGGGCCTGCAGTTGTACTGGCCGGTTTTCTTCAAGCGCAAGAGCATCATCTCGTGGAATAAACTGAACGATCGCTTTGGCTCGCCGACGCCGTGGGGCCGCTATCCGAAAAATGCCGGGCCAAAGGAAAAGGGCACACTGTTCGACGCGCTGCGCGCGATCAGCAACGATGGCGTGGTGATGACGCCGGAGGGCATGCAGTTGGAGCTGCTGGAAAGCAAGCTGACCGGCAGCGTGACGACGCAGCAGTCGCTGTGCGAGTACATGGATGACTGGATCGCCGAGGTGATGATTGGCCAGGAGCCGCGGGCCTCAGGTGGCGGCGCGCTGGCGGCGGCGAGCAAGGAACGCCAGTCGACGCGGCTTGACCTGGTGCAGGCCGATGCCGATTTATTGTCGGATACCCTGAACTCGACCTTGATCAAGTGGATTTGCGAATACAACGGCTTTGAGCCGTGCCTGGTCTCGCGCGACATCAGCGAGGAAGAGGACCGGAAGGTCGAGAGCGAGGCCGACAAGAACGTGGCCGACATGGGCTGGGAGCTTTCGGAAGAGGCGGTGCGGGCGAAGTACGGCGATGGGTGGAGCCGGAAGGCTGCGGTGCCGATGCCAGTTATTCCTCCAGTTATGGCGCCCCCTGGCTCTGCACTCCCTAGGGTCGCGGTCGACGGCCAAAAATCGCCAAAAACCGACAAGCCGGCCAGCTTTGCCGAGGCCGGGCCGCTCGGCGTTACCGGGGATGCCATCGACCAGTTGATCGAGGCCGAATCGGCGCACTGGCAGCCGCTGCTCGATCCGATGGTGGCGCCCCTGCAGGAGGCTTTCGACGAGGCCGAGCGCAACGGCGAAACCGCCGCTGAACTGATCGCCCGACTTCCGGCGCTGCTGGCGAAAATGGATGGTACCGCGCTGGCTGAAGCGCTGGCGAAGATGGCGTTTACGGCGCGCTTGGCCGGCCTGGCGGGCATCGCTCCAGATGCAGGGATTGATACCCATGGCTAG
- a CDS encoding DUF3486 family protein yields the protein MGRKSTIDKLPPEVRGHIEKRLRENRLTLDELFADVRGAFPDLDTAPSRSALGRYRMGFEEVMQTQRAMSTAASALVAELGEDFDDKSGALLAQAVTTLATRAAFDQLGQESADIGDVLDLAKAAKAAQESRSLNLRERQAVAKMARDKLLEEQKVKLDAMGVKSGVTEETKLAIRAALGIM from the coding sequence ATGGGCCGCAAATCGACCATCGACAAGCTGCCGCCCGAGGTGCGGGGGCATATCGAGAAGCGCCTGCGGGAAAACCGCCTGACGCTGGACGAACTGTTCGCCGACGTGCGCGGGGCGTTTCCTGATCTGGACACGGCGCCATCGCGCTCGGCGCTCGGGCGCTACCGGATGGGCTTCGAGGAGGTAATGCAGACGCAGCGGGCGATGTCGACGGCGGCTTCGGCACTGGTCGCCGAGTTGGGCGAGGATTTCGACGACAAGTCGGGCGCGCTGTTGGCGCAGGCGGTGACAACACTGGCGACGCGCGCGGCGTTCGACCAGCTTGGGCAGGAGTCGGCCGACATCGGCGACGTGCTCGACCTGGCCAAGGCGGCGAAGGCGGCGCAGGAATCACGTAGCCTGAACCTGCGCGAGCGCCAGGCGGTGGCCAAGATGGCGCGCGACAAGCTGCTCGAGGAGCAGAAGGTCAAGCTCGACGCGATGGGCGTCAAGAGCGGGGTGACCGAAGAGACCAAGCTGGCGATTCGCGCGGCACTGGGGATTATGTAA
- a CDS encoding ArsR family transcriptional regulator, which yields MSFAEYLRKDVRLVILRVLGEMPAYRANSSVLANMLDQFGHAVTRDQAKTELCWLQEQGLIKIDKAGSVLVATLSERGQDVADGRASVDGISRPRA from the coding sequence ATGAGTTTCGCCGAGTACTTGCGCAAGGATGTGCGCCTGGTGATCCTGCGGGTTCTGGGCGAGATGCCGGCGTACCGGGCGAATAGCTCGGTGCTGGCGAATATGCTCGACCAGTTCGGACATGCGGTGACGCGCGACCAGGCGAAGACCGAACTGTGCTGGCTGCAGGAACAGGGGCTGATCAAGATCGACAAGGCGGGATCGGTGCTGGTGGCGACACTGAGCGAGCGGGGCCAGGATGTGGCCGATGGCCGCGCCAGCGTTGATGGCATTTCCCGGCCGAGGGCTTGA
- a CDS encoding TraR/DksA C4-type zinc finger protein, with translation MSDEIDRAQEREEEMRSDALASMARRADCMAALPSAEFCAICEEAINDLRRRLVQGVQTCIECQRDLERAGHGTRV, from the coding sequence GTGAGTGATGAAATTGACCGCGCGCAAGAGCGTGAGGAAGAGATGCGCAGCGATGCTCTGGCCAGTATGGCGCGCCGCGCCGATTGTATGGCGGCGCTGCCGTCGGCTGAATTTTGCGCCATCTGCGAGGAGGCGATCAACGATTTGCGCCGGCGCCTGGTGCAGGGCGTGCAGACGTGCATCGAGTGCCAGCGCGATCTTGAGAGAGCGGGTCATGGAACAAGGGTTTAG
- a CDS encoding glycoside hydrolase family protein codes for MINRPRSALAALALSATALVALVASEGYSDKAIIPVPGDVPTVGFGSTTRDDGSPVQLADRTTPPKALGKALRDVQAYEGKLKGCVTVPLTQGEYDAYVDMAYNVGPTAFCGSNLVRLLNAGDYDGACAQILRWRFFKNKDCSLPENKRLCGGLWTRRQAENKQCLGMAP; via the coding sequence ATGATCAACCGCCCGCGCTCCGCGCTCGCCGCCCTGGCACTTTCGGCGACTGCCCTGGTGGCGCTGGTAGCCAGCGAGGGCTACAGCGACAAGGCGATTATTCCGGTTCCGGGCGACGTGCCGACGGTCGGTTTCGGCAGCACGACGCGCGATGACGGTTCACCGGTGCAGCTGGCGGACAGGACGACGCCACCGAAGGCTCTTGGCAAGGCGCTACGCGACGTGCAGGCCTACGAGGGCAAGCTCAAGGGCTGCGTGACGGTGCCGCTGACGCAGGGTGAGTACGATGCCTATGTCGACATGGCGTACAACGTGGGTCCGACTGCTTTCTGTGGATCGAACCTGGTCAGGCTGCTGAACGCCGGCGACTATGACGGCGCTTGCGCGCAAATCCTGCGCTGGCGCTTTTTCAAGAATAAAGATTGTTCCCTGCCGGAAAACAAGCGCCTTTGTGGCGGCCTATGGACGCGCCGCCAGGCGGAGAACAAGCAGTGCCTGGGGATGGCGCCATGA
- the ybgC gene encoding tol-pal system-associated acyl-CoA thioesterase: MKHEQKPNAFAIPVRVYYEDTDAGGVVYYANYLKFFERCRTEWMRQIGHDQSQLASDAGIVFVARKAGCEYLKPARLDDLLTVGLEVERLTRVRVVFRHHVRRGDDELVTGVVEIACVDAVKMTPAPIPEFLHRKLEAMQ, translated from the coding sequence ATGAAACATGAGCAGAAGCCGAACGCCTTCGCTATTCCCGTCCGCGTCTATTACGAGGATACCGATGCCGGCGGCGTCGTCTATTACGCCAATTACCTGAAATTCTTCGAGCGCTGCCGCACCGAATGGATGCGCCAGATCGGCCATGACCAGTCGCAACTGGCGTCCGATGCCGGCATCGTCTTCGTCGCGCGCAAGGCCGGTTGCGAGTACCTTAAGCCGGCACGCCTCGACGATCTGTTGACGGTCGGCCTTGAAGTCGAGCGACTGACCCGGGTTCGTGTCGTCTTCCGCCATCACGTCCGCCGCGGGGACGACGAGCTGGTCACCGGCGTCGTCGAGATCGCCTGTGTCGACGCCGTCAAGATGACGCCGGCTCCCATCCCCGAATTCCTGCACAGAAAACTGGAAGCAATGCAATGA
- the tolQ gene encoding protein TolQ produces MNVTQDISILHLILNASAVVQAVMLLLAGVSFMSWYYIFMKWYTVKQARAKTETFERDFWSGGDLNNLFNSAVNDRHHAGSMERIFEAGFREFAKLKGQANLDSKDVIDGARRAMRATFQREMDALDAHLAFLASVGSVSPYVGLFGTVWGIMHSFRGLANVGQATLSAVAPGIAEALVATAIGLFAAIPAVIAYNRFAHDIDRLATRYESFMEEFSNILQRQMR; encoded by the coding sequence ATGAACGTAACCCAGGATATCTCCATCCTTCACCTGATCCTCAACGCCAGCGCCGTCGTCCAGGCGGTCATGCTCCTGCTCGCCGGCGTCTCCTTCATGTCCTGGTACTACATCTTCATGAAGTGGTACACGGTCAAGCAGGCGCGTGCCAAAACCGAAACCTTCGAGCGCGATTTCTGGTCCGGCGGCGACCTCAACAATCTCTTTAACAGCGCGGTTAACGACCGCCACCACGCCGGCTCGATGGAACGCATCTTCGAGGCCGGCTTCCGCGAATTCGCCAAGCTCAAGGGGCAGGCAAATCTCGACTCCAAGGACGTCATCGACGGCGCGCGCCGCGCCATGCGCGCCACCTTTCAGCGCGAGATGGATGCGCTGGATGCGCATCTCGCCTTCCTCGCCTCGGTCGGCTCAGTGTCACCCTACGTCGGCCTGTTCGGCACCGTCTGGGGTATCATGCATTCCTTTCGCGGCCTCGCCAATGTCGGCCAGGCGACGCTCTCTGCAGTAGCGCCAGGCATTGCCGAAGCGCTGGTCGCCACCGCCATCGGCCTCTTCGCGGCGATTCCCGCCGTCATCGCCTACAACCGTTTCGCCCATGACATCGACCGCCTGGCGACGCGCTACGAGTCGTTCATGGAAGAGTTTTCAAACATTCTCCAGCGGCAGATGCGTTAA
- the tolR gene encoding protein TolR: protein MRQRRLKNEINVVPYIDVMLVLLVIFMVTAPMMTTSTIDVPSVGKANTVPAAPLEVAIKADQSMTLIDRAGNGREFRVDRSELKTRILAAQKKNPEQAVLIAGDKNVKYEAVLSVMDELQRAQVKKIGLLVQTTGK, encoded by the coding sequence ATGCGCCAGCGCCGCCTCAAAAACGAAATCAACGTCGTCCCCTACATCGACGTCATGCTCGTGCTGCTCGTCATCTTCATGGTGACGGCGCCGATGATGACCACCTCGACCATCGACGTGCCTTCGGTCGGCAAGGCCAATACCGTGCCGGCGGCACCGCTCGAAGTGGCGATCAAGGCCGACCAGAGCATGACGCTGATCGACCGCGCCGGAAATGGCAGGGAATTCCGCGTCGACCGCAGCGAACTGAAAACCCGTATCCTGGCGGCGCAGAAGAAGAATCCGGAGCAAGCGGTGCTGATCGCCGGTGACAAGAACGTCAAGTATGAAGCGGTGTTGTCCGTCATGGATGAATTGCAGCGTGCCCAGGTCAAGAAAATCGGCCTTCTGGTGCAAACCACCGGCAAATGA
- the tolA gene encoding cell envelope integrity protein TolA gives MILERPEEPGRKYALTFTILVHVGLLAFLFFGVQWKRSQPDVVEVELFSSRPTPAVQAAPPPPRPEAKPEPKPEPKPEPKVEPKPEPKPVPKAEPKPEPPPPKKPDIAIKEEKKPPKPEPKKPEPEPKPEPKKSEPKKPEPKKPEPKKPEPEPKPEPKKPEPKKSETKAEPKKTEPEPKKAEPRVPDFSKELASETAQLKSRPNASAQQMASAAGAEAAQRAAASKRGMEEYAAKIRVKVRGNIVLPPNIQGNPEAIFGVEQLPGGEILNIRLKRSSGSAALDSAIERAIKKSSPLPAPPDPALFQRTLEIKYKPFEE, from the coding sequence ATGATTCTCGAACGACCCGAAGAGCCCGGCCGGAAATACGCGCTGACGTTCACCATCCTGGTGCACGTCGGTCTGCTGGCTTTCCTGTTCTTCGGCGTGCAGTGGAAGCGCAGCCAGCCGGATGTGGTCGAAGTCGAACTGTTTTCAAGCCGCCCGACACCTGCCGTTCAGGCAGCCCCACCGCCGCCGCGGCCGGAAGCGAAGCCCGAACCGAAACCTGAACCGAAGCCCGAGCCGAAGGTTGAGCCGAAACCCGAGCCGAAACCGGTGCCCAAGGCTGAGCCGAAGCCCGAACCACCTCCGCCGAAGAAGCCGGATATCGCGATCAAGGAAGAGAAGAAGCCACCGAAGCCGGAGCCGAAGAAGCCGGAGCCCGAGCCCAAGCCCGAACCGAAGAAGTCCGAACCGAAGAAGCCCGAACCGAAGAAGCCCGAACCGAAGAAGCCGGAGCCCGAGCCCAAGCCTGAACCGAAGAAGCCCGAACCGAAGAAGTCGGAAACAAAGGCGGAGCCGAAGAAAACCGAGCCGGAGCCAAAGAAGGCCGAGCCCCGGGTGCCCGATTTCAGCAAGGAACTGGCCAGCGAAACGGCCCAACTGAAGAGTCGTCCGAATGCGAGCGCGCAACAGATGGCCAGTGCCGCCGGCGCCGAGGCGGCGCAGCGGGCAGCGGCCAGCAAGCGCGGCATGGAAGAGTATGCAGCCAAGATCCGCGTCAAGGTACGTGGCAATATCGTGTTGCCGCCCAACATCCAGGGAAACCCGGAAGCGATTTTTGGTGTCGAGCAATTACCTGGCGGCGAGATACTCAACATAAGGCTCAAACGCTCGAGCGGCAGTGCAGCCCTCGACTCGGCGATCGAGCGCGCCATCAAGAAATCCTCGCCACTGCCCGCCCCACCCGACCCCGCGTTGTTTCAGCGCACGCTGGAAATCAAATACAAGCCATTTGAAGAGTAG